In Amycolatopsis methanolica 239, a single genomic region encodes these proteins:
- the cutA gene encoding divalent-cation tolerance protein CutA gives MREHVIVSSTTDSETTARELAAQAVEARLGACAQIVGPILSVYRWDGEVHAEPEWRVEIKTAADRVAPLVELIKEQHNYEVPEIIATPIEGGSAEYLEWLVEETRGG, from the coding sequence ATGCGCGAACACGTGATCGTGTCGTCCACCACCGACAGCGAGACCACGGCCCGGGAGCTGGCGGCGCAGGCCGTCGAGGCGCGCCTGGGCGCGTGCGCCCAGATCGTCGGCCCCATCCTGAGCGTCTACCGGTGGGACGGCGAGGTGCACGCCGAACCCGAATGGCGGGTGGAGATCAAGACCGCGGCGGACCGGGTGGCGCCGCTGGTCGAGCTGATCAAGGAGCAGCACAACTACGAGGTTCCGGAGATCATCGCGACGCCCATCGAGGGCGGCAGCGCGGAGTACCTCGAGTGGCTGGTCGAGGAGACCAGGGGCGGTTGA
- a CDS encoding metal-dependent hydrolase codes for MMGSTHALTGWCAGLALAPAIGAGSVHQALAFAATTAGFALLPDLDHPHARASKLLGPITGLVCWLLRHTSAALYKVTKGPRDERGRGSHRHLSHTLLFAIGLGAATTYGTRAGGWYVVAGVVLFALLLAADALGDWLLLVPGGGVVWWALTASAAAELSQLTGWLGIAVAAGCFVHCLGDALTESGCPFLFPVPIAGETWYELRPPSFLRFRTGKGVEKFLVVPVFTVLAVLLVPGAWPGLVGLFADPAVAAGG; via the coding sequence ATGATGGGCTCCACCCACGCGCTCACCGGCTGGTGCGCCGGTCTCGCGCTCGCCCCGGCCATCGGCGCCGGCTCCGTGCACCAGGCGCTGGCCTTTGCCGCGACGACCGCGGGTTTCGCGCTGCTGCCGGACCTCGACCACCCCCACGCCCGGGCATCGAAGCTGCTCGGGCCGATCACTGGCCTGGTGTGCTGGCTGCTCCGGCACACCTCGGCGGCGCTGTACAAGGTCACGAAGGGCCCGCGCGACGAGCGCGGCCGGGGCAGCCACCGGCACCTGTCGCACACGCTGCTGTTCGCGATCGGACTCGGCGCGGCGACGACGTACGGCACCCGGGCCGGCGGCTGGTACGTCGTGGCCGGGGTGGTGTTGTTCGCGCTGCTGCTCGCCGCGGACGCGCTGGGGGACTGGCTGTTGCTGGTCCCCGGCGGCGGGGTCGTGTGGTGGGCGCTGACGGCCAGCGCCGCGGCGGAGTTGTCGCAGCTCACCGGCTGGCTGGGGATCGCGGTCGCGGCCGGCTGTTTCGTGCACTGCCTCGGCGACGCGCTGACCGAGTCGGGCTGCCCGTTCCTGTTCCCGGTGCCGATCGCCGGGGAGACCTGGTACGAGCTGCGGCCGCCGTCGTTCCTGCGGTTCCGCACCGGGAAGGGCGTGGAGAAGTTCCTGGTCGTGCCGGTTTTCACGGTGCTGGCGGTGCTGCTGGTGCCCGGCGCGTGGCCCGGCCTGGTCGGGTTGTTCGCGGATCCGGCGGTGGCCGCGGGCGGCTAG
- a CDS encoding Ppx/GppA phosphatase family protein, which translates to MLDIGSNSAQLQIVDAHPGAPPLPALAVKEPTRLAEQIDESGAIAEEGVCRAVDAVESALTAARLHRVEQLFLFATSAIRDASNRDEIINRIEERTGVRPQFLTGEDEARLTYAAAHRWYGWSAGRLLLLDIGGGSLEIALGRDAEPQLTLSLPLGAGRLTRMFLPDDPPSVKQVKAMRRHVRDMLREVADRLRWEGVPAHAVATSKTFKQLARLAEGHRSGADRSCGAPSPSTRSTRGSRGWPR; encoded by the coding sequence GTGCTGGACATCGGATCGAACTCCGCGCAGCTCCAGATCGTGGATGCCCACCCGGGCGCCCCGCCGTTGCCGGCACTGGCTGTGAAAGAGCCCACACGCCTCGCCGAGCAGATCGACGAGAGCGGCGCGATCGCGGAGGAGGGCGTCTGCCGGGCGGTGGACGCGGTCGAGTCCGCCCTCACCGCGGCCCGCCTGCACCGCGTCGAGCAGTTGTTCCTGTTCGCGACCTCGGCGATCCGGGACGCGAGCAACCGGGACGAGATCATCAACCGGATCGAGGAGCGGACCGGCGTGCGGCCGCAGTTCCTCACCGGCGAGGACGAGGCCCGGCTGACCTACGCCGCCGCGCACCGCTGGTACGGCTGGTCCGCAGGCCGCCTGCTGCTGCTCGACATCGGGGGTGGCTCGCTGGAGATCGCGCTCGGTCGCGACGCCGAACCGCAGCTCACGCTGTCCCTGCCTCTCGGCGCGGGCAGGCTGACGCGGATGTTCCTGCCGGACGACCCGCCGTCGGTCAAGCAGGTCAAGGCGATGCGGCGGCACGTGCGGGACATGCTGCGCGAGGTCGCCGACCGGCTGAGGTGGGAGGGCGTGCCCGCCCACGCCGTCGCCACGTCGAAGACGTTCAAGCAGCTGGCCCGGCTGGCCGAGGGCCACCGCAGCGGCGCGGACCGTTCGTGCGGCGCACCCTCACCGTCGACGCGCTCAACGCGTGGATCCCGCGGCTGGCCGAGATGA
- a CDS encoding pyridoxamine 5'-phosphate oxidase family protein: MDTDRREGTRMTRTTEAPSDELRAFWAERHLCMLTTLRPDGRPHVVPVGVTVDEDFTTARVICRRGSVKARNVRLGEPARVVVSQVDGRRWSSLEGSAVVREDPESVADAENRYAVRYHRQPTPHPERVVIEISLDRRLGMR; this comes from the coding sequence ATGGACACCGACCGACGCGAAGGGACGCGCATGACCAGGACCACCGAGGCGCCCAGCGACGAGCTGCGGGCGTTCTGGGCCGAGCGGCACCTGTGCATGCTCACGACGCTGCGTCCGGACGGGAGGCCGCACGTCGTGCCGGTCGGGGTCACCGTGGACGAGGACTTCACCACGGCGCGGGTGATCTGCCGCCGCGGCAGCGTCAAGGCGCGCAACGTCCGGCTCGGCGAACCCGCGCGTGTCGTGGTGAGCCAGGTGGACGGTCGCCGCTGGTCGAGTTTGGAGGGATCGGCGGTGGTCCGCGAGGATCCGGAGTCGGTGGCGGACGCGGAAAACCGTTACGCCGTGCGGTACCACCGGCAGCCGACGCCCCACCCGGAGCGGGTCGTGATCGAGATAAGCCTCGACCGCAGGCTCGGCATGAGGTAA
- a CDS encoding thiamine pyrophosphate-requiring protein, with amino-acid sequence MSETVGDHLLKRLREWGVEQVFAYPGDGINGIVAAFGKADNEPRFVQARHEEMAAFEAVGYAKFSGHVGVCMATSGPGAIHLLNGLYDAKLDHVPVVAIVGQTARSAMGGSYQQEVDLQPLFKDVASEYLVEVNVAEQLPNALDRAIRTALAKRAPTAVIIPNDLQEEPYSPPKHAFKHVPSSPPGFPHPVVIPPEDELGRAADILNEGEKVAILIGQGARNAAAEVREIAELTGAGVAKALLGKDILPDDLPYVTGSIGLLGTRPSYEMMQDCDTLLIVGSNFPYSQFLPEYGKARAIQIDIDGSMIGMRYPTEVNLVGEAKGTLRALLPMLRRKADRAWREKIEKNVASWWGTVEQQAMVEADPVNPMRVVHELSQRIPEDAIVTADSGSSTNWYARNLRMRGRMRGTLSGTLATMGPGVPYAIGAKFACPDRPVIALEGDGAMQMNGMAELLTIQRYHHLWADRRLVVCVFHNNDLNQVTWELRAMGGAPKFEESQSLPEFSYADFARSLGFEAVAVDSPEQLGPAWDRVLSADRPALLDVRCDPEVPPIPPHATFEQIKSTTEAMLKGDRDAWHILVEGLKTKAQELLPNR; translated from the coding sequence ATGTCGGAAACGGTCGGTGACCACCTGCTGAAGCGTCTGCGGGAGTGGGGCGTCGAGCAGGTCTTCGCCTACCCCGGCGACGGGATCAACGGCATCGTCGCCGCGTTCGGCAAGGCGGACAACGAACCTCGGTTCGTCCAGGCCCGTCACGAGGAGATGGCCGCGTTCGAGGCGGTGGGGTACGCCAAGTTCAGCGGGCACGTCGGGGTGTGCATGGCGACCTCGGGGCCGGGAGCCATCCACCTCCTCAACGGGTTGTACGACGCCAAGCTCGACCACGTGCCGGTGGTCGCGATCGTCGGGCAGACCGCGCGCAGCGCGATGGGCGGGTCCTACCAGCAGGAAGTGGACCTGCAGCCGTTGTTCAAGGACGTGGCCAGCGAGTACCTGGTCGAAGTCAACGTCGCCGAGCAGCTGCCGAACGCGCTCGACCGGGCCATCCGGACCGCGCTGGCCAAGCGCGCGCCGACGGCCGTGATCATCCCGAACGACCTGCAGGAAGAGCCGTATTCGCCGCCGAAGCATGCGTTCAAGCACGTGCCGTCCAGCCCGCCCGGCTTCCCGCACCCGGTGGTCATCCCGCCCGAGGACGAGCTGGGCCGCGCGGCGGACATCCTCAACGAAGGCGAGAAGGTCGCGATCCTGATCGGGCAGGGCGCGCGCAACGCCGCCGCCGAGGTCCGCGAGATCGCCGAGCTGACCGGCGCCGGGGTCGCGAAGGCGTTGCTGGGCAAGGACATCCTGCCCGACGACCTGCCGTACGTGACCGGCTCGATCGGGCTGCTCGGCACGCGGCCGAGCTACGAGATGATGCAGGACTGCGACACCCTGCTGATCGTCGGCTCCAACTTCCCGTACAGCCAGTTCCTGCCCGAGTACGGCAAGGCGCGCGCGATCCAGATCGACATCGACGGCAGCATGATCGGCATGCGTTACCCGACCGAGGTGAACCTGGTCGGCGAGGCGAAGGGCACGCTGCGGGCGCTGCTGCCGATGCTGCGCCGCAAGGCGGACCGCGCCTGGCGGGAGAAGATCGAGAAGAACGTCGCGTCCTGGTGGGGGACCGTCGAGCAGCAGGCGATGGTCGAGGCGGACCCGGTCAACCCGATGCGGGTCGTGCACGAGCTGTCGCAGCGGATCCCGGAGGACGCGATCGTCACCGCCGACTCCGGCTCGTCGACCAACTGGTACGCGCGGAACCTGCGCATGCGCGGCAGGATGCGCGGCACGTTGTCCGGCACGCTGGCGACGATGGGGCCGGGCGTGCCGTACGCGATCGGCGCGAAGTTCGCCTGCCCGGACCGGCCGGTGATCGCGCTCGAAGGCGACGGCGCGATGCAGATGAACGGCATGGCCGAGCTGCTCACGATCCAGCGCTACCACCACCTGTGGGCCGACCGGCGGCTGGTGGTGTGCGTGTTCCACAACAACGACCTGAACCAGGTCACGTGGGAGCTGCGCGCGATGGGCGGCGCGCCGAAGTTCGAGGAGTCGCAGTCGCTACCGGAGTTCTCCTACGCCGACTTCGCGCGGTCGCTGGGTTTCGAGGCGGTCGCGGTGGATTCGCCGGAGCAGCTGGGCCCGGCGTGGGACCGGGTGCTGTCCGCGGACCGGCCCGCGCTGCTGGACGTGCGCTGCGACCCGGAGGTGCCGCCGATCCCGCCGCACGCGACGTTCGAGCAGATCAAGAGCACGACCGAGGCGATGCTCAAGGGCGACCGCGACGCGTGGCACATCCTGGTCGAGGGCCTGAAGACCAAGGCGCAGGAGTTGCTGCCGAACCGCTAG
- a CDS encoding MBL fold metallo-hydrolase: protein MAKTLRWALPALLGTAVAALWEIPVAFGGRPDPERMRRSPQFHDGRFRNLAPPLVQPARARDLVGEMVFGKQQRKPTGPVPLVPPAAPADEGLHITWYGHASSLIEIDGRKVLVDPVWGERVSPSRFVGPKRMHRPPHQLSELPELDVIIVSHDHYDHLDRPTVVRLAKTQSAPFVVPLGVGAHLRRWRIPAERIIELDWDETVSVGGVEVTAAAAQHFSGRAFTRNNTLWASWIVARSGRKVFYTADSGYFDGYRTIGEKYGPFDAAIVQIGAYHPAWPDIHMTPEEGVAAHLDVRGGLLIPVHWGTFRLAMHGWAEPAERVWREAKAHEVALAVPRPGERIDVDAPKPVDPWWQPIG from the coding sequence ATGGCGAAGACGTTGCGGTGGGCCCTGCCCGCGCTGCTCGGCACGGCGGTGGCGGCCCTGTGGGAGATCCCGGTCGCGTTCGGCGGGCGGCCCGACCCCGAGCGCATGCGGCGCTCCCCGCAGTTCCACGACGGCCGGTTCCGCAACCTCGCGCCGCCGCTCGTGCAGCCGGCCAGGGCACGCGACCTGGTCGGCGAGATGGTGTTCGGCAAGCAGCAGCGCAAGCCGACCGGCCCGGTGCCGCTGGTGCCGCCTGCCGCGCCCGCCGATGAGGGGCTGCACATCACCTGGTACGGCCACGCGTCGTCGCTGATCGAGATCGACGGCCGGAAGGTGCTGGTGGACCCGGTGTGGGGCGAGCGGGTGTCGCCGTCCCGGTTCGTCGGCCCGAAGCGCATGCACCGGCCGCCGCACCAGCTGTCCGAGCTGCCGGAGCTGGACGTGATCATCGTGTCGCACGACCACTACGACCACCTGGACCGGCCGACGGTGGTGCGGCTGGCCAAGACGCAGAGCGCGCCGTTCGTGGTGCCGCTCGGGGTGGGCGCGCACCTGCGGCGGTGGCGGATCCCGGCGGAGCGGATCATCGAACTGGACTGGGACGAGACGGTCTCGGTCGGCGGGGTGGAGGTGACCGCGGCGGCGGCCCAGCACTTCTCCGGGCGGGCCTTCACGCGGAACAACACGCTGTGGGCGTCGTGGATCGTGGCGCGCTCCGGGCGGAAGGTGTTCTACACGGCGGACTCCGGCTACTTCGACGGCTACCGCACGATCGGGGAGAAGTACGGGCCGTTCGACGCCGCGATCGTGCAGATCGGCGCGTACCACCCGGCGTGGCCGGACATCCACATGACGCCCGAGGAGGGCGTCGCCGCACACCTCGACGTCCGCGGCGGGCTGCTGATCCCGGTGCACTGGGGCACGTTCCGCCTGGCGATGCACGGCTGGGCCGAGCCGGCGGAGCGGGTCTGGCGCGAAGCGAAGGCCCACGAGGTGGCGCTGGCGGTCCCGCGCCCGGGCGAGCGGATCGACGTGGACGCCCCGAAGCCCGTCGACCCCTGGTGGCAACCGATCGGCTGA
- a CDS encoding glycoside hydrolase family 1 protein produces the protein MVPVTPAAAENRFYWGVATAGFQSEGSAPDSNWSRYVAKGGVDPYANATDFRHRYAEDIRLAQDLGVNTFRFSVEWARVQPGPGVWDEAELAYYDDVVRHVRAVGMTPMITLSHWVYPGWVADQGGFTSAKTVDDFLAFTTRIAERYDDVLWVTFNEPVAFLTQELRIGAVNPFQVPAWQANVVQAHRRAYDEIHRLDPGAKVTSNQAFYAGFNPLTDLVVMDRIKDKVDFVGLDYYYGISLTNLTAIYAAFEQFWKVKPQPEGIYYALRYYHERYPDLPLYIVENGLPTDNGNPREDDYTRAASIQDTLFWVQRAKADGMDVIGYNHWSITDNYEWGSYRPRFGLYEVDALGDPELARRPTDGVAAYRDVIARGGVGPSYRLVQGPALCSLTAPLSSCLSPADPSGPLAPLGTSGSRP, from the coding sequence ATGGTCCCCGTGACACCGGCCGCCGCCGAGAACCGGTTCTACTGGGGAGTCGCCACCGCGGGCTTCCAATCCGAGGGCAGCGCGCCGGACAGCAACTGGTCGCGGTACGTGGCCAAGGGCGGCGTCGACCCGTACGCCAACGCCACCGACTTCCGCCACCGCTACGCCGAGGACATCCGGCTGGCGCAGGACCTCGGGGTGAACACGTTCCGGTTCAGCGTCGAATGGGCTCGCGTGCAGCCCGGGCCCGGCGTGTGGGACGAGGCCGAGCTGGCCTACTACGACGACGTGGTCCGGCACGTCCGCGCCGTCGGCATGACCCCGATGATCACGCTGAGCCACTGGGTGTACCCGGGGTGGGTGGCCGACCAGGGCGGGTTCACCAGCGCCAAGACCGTCGACGACTTCCTCGCCTTCACCACGCGCATCGCGGAGCGCTACGACGACGTGCTGTGGGTGACGTTCAACGAGCCGGTCGCGTTCCTCACCCAGGAGTTGCGGATCGGCGCCGTCAACCCGTTCCAGGTGCCCGCCTGGCAGGCCAACGTGGTGCAGGCCCACCGCCGCGCCTACGACGAGATCCACCGGCTCGACCCGGGCGCGAAGGTGACCAGCAACCAGGCCTTCTACGCCGGCTTCAACCCGCTGACCGACCTGGTCGTGATGGACCGGATCAAGGACAAGGTGGACTTCGTCGGGCTGGACTACTACTACGGCATCAGCCTGACCAACCTGACGGCGATCTACGCGGCGTTCGAGCAGTTCTGGAAGGTCAAGCCGCAGCCGGAGGGCATCTACTACGCGCTGCGCTACTACCACGAGCGCTACCCGGACCTGCCGCTCTACATCGTGGAGAACGGCCTGCCCACCGACAACGGGAACCCGCGCGAGGACGACTACACCCGCGCGGCGTCGATCCAGGACACGCTGTTCTGGGTGCAGCGCGCGAAGGCCGACGGCATGGACGTCATCGGCTACAACCACTGGAGCATCACCGACAACTACGAGTGGGGCAGCTACCGGCCGCGCTTCGGACTGTACGAAGTGGACGCTCTCGGCGACCCCGAGCTGGCCCGCAGGCCGACCGACGGCGTCGCGGCGTACCGGGACGTGATCGCGCGCGGCGGCGTCGGGCCCTCGTACCGCCTGGTCCAGGGGCCCGCGCTGTGCTCGCTGACCGCGCCGCTGAGCAGTTGCCTGTCGCCTGCCGACCCGTCCGGGCCGCTCGCGCCGCTGGGAACATCCGGGAGCCGCCCGTAG